A single genomic interval of Bacteroidota bacterium harbors:
- the rsgA gene encoding ribosome small subunit-dependent GTPase A: MKLEDLGYTDHFEKLVLENNLENLEIGRVIAEHKERYIVLTENGEFEAEITGNMRFAALSREDYPAVGDWVALAAYDPDFAIIHRILPRKSVISRQSIRQSGEIQIIAANIDYAFLVQAVDRDFNLNRLERYLTICYSSQVKPVIVLTKIDLIDNEKIADLTGMVKQRIPNVPVIAISNETQEGYEELSRIIEKGKTYCLLGSSGAGKSTLLNNLSGKTLMKTDAISKTTGKGRHITTHRELTILENGGILIDNPGMREVGISDTTMGLETTFDQIMNYARNCRFKDCTHTSETGCAVLNAVENGEIDRNSYENYLKMEREKAFFESSVAERRKRDKKLGKIVKNYKKDKNSGKF, translated from the coding sequence ATGAAACTGGAAGATCTTGGATATACTGACCATTTCGAAAAACTAGTGCTCGAGAATAACCTTGAGAACCTTGAGATCGGGCGTGTAATTGCCGAGCACAAGGAAAGGTATATAGTTTTAACCGAGAACGGCGAATTTGAAGCCGAGATAACGGGCAACATGCGGTTTGCGGCTCTCAGCCGGGAAGATTACCCTGCAGTCGGGGATTGGGTGGCTTTGGCCGCATACGATCCCGATTTTGCCATCATACACAGGATACTTCCCAGAAAATCGGTAATATCCCGGCAATCAATCAGGCAAAGCGGGGAGATACAGATCATTGCGGCGAATATAGATTATGCCTTCCTGGTTCAGGCGGTCGACAGGGATTTTAACCTGAACCGCCTGGAGAGGTATCTGACCATTTGTTATTCATCACAGGTTAAGCCGGTAATTGTGCTCACCAAAATCGACTTAATTGATAATGAGAAGATTGCTGATTTAACCGGCATGGTAAAGCAAAGGATTCCCAATGTTCCGGTTATTGCCATCAGCAATGAGACTCAGGAAGGATACGAAGAGTTGAGCAGAATCATAGAAAAAGGCAAAACCTATTGTCTGCTTGGTTCATCGGGGGCAGGAAAATCCACGCTTCTGAATAACCTGTCGGGAAAGACCCTGATGAAAACAGATGCCATAAGCAAAACCACAGGAAAAGGCAGGCATATCACGACGCACAGGGAGCTGACAATACTTGAAAACGGTGGGATATTGATCGATAATCCCGGCATGCGTGAAGTTGGCATAAGTGATACAACTATGGGACTGGAGACGACTTTTGACCAAATCATGAATTATGCCCGGAATTGCAGATTCAAGGATTGCACGCATACATCAGAAACAGGATGCGCGGTTTTGAATGCAGTTGAAAATGGTGAAATAGACAGAAATTCCTATGAGAATTACCTGAAAATGGAAAGGGAAAAAGCCTTTTTTGAATCGTCTGTTGCAGAAAGACGCAAGAGGGATAAGAAATTAGGAAAAATAGTCAAAAACTATAAAAAAGATAAAAACTCAGGAAAATTCTAA
- a CDS encoding tetratricopeptide repeat protein: MKFRRYQIIICLLIILSANSCNRNIDHSGSNNQETILVLADSLKHSKPVEADSLYRIILATNADNKSKIRIQALIGLSKILTSLSKYDTAIELINQAKSASFSIADTSLQTSIFLAEGNLYLDLSDYPKAESAFKSGLEMAKNAGREADQNLFTLSLGSLQKEMGQYAEAIRTFTESVKLSEQSGNTHNQALALEKIGLTLMNTGDYDGARPYLNRAINLNRESNLRREYAMGLMNLGILYRQMGKLDSSLIFYNKAGREFLQMNDSINLLKIKYNTGIVLKNQGEYETARNLMEEVLAICRKKGMLDGEVYALHTLASLYNEEGKIEKGLMFSDSAIVMARKREMTRVLSQFLKQKEEFLANAGKYREAYSLALEGIAFSDSLLSIETRNEIARLKTRFETEQKESENIILRQSLQIQHSKMIWLRIIIIMLILSVLLVLIIYRYSIRSQKQLRLLAEEKALREAQVARNSELELKKSQLETELKEARIGELEYKARIKEQELVYQSLMRIDLTNTNRSVREKLLPFTLKFTRKKDQEEYIRILNEITREAARDTLSEFEQTFNQLHPSFMEKLMAYSPDLNRSEINICSLIRLNLTTKDIANLLNLSISTVETTRHNIRKKLKLDNSESLTAFLIMI; encoded by the coding sequence ATGAAATTTCGCAGGTATCAAATAATCATCTGCCTGTTAATTATATTATCTGCTAATTCCTGTAACAGGAATATCGATCATTCAGGAAGCAATAATCAGGAAACTATTCTGGTGCTTGCTGATTCTTTAAAGCATTCAAAGCCGGTGGAGGCAGATTCTCTATATCGTATCATCCTGGCCACAAACGCTGATAACAAGAGCAAAATAAGGATACAAGCCCTGATAGGCTTATCTAAAATACTTACGAGCCTTTCGAAGTATGACACTGCTATTGAACTTATTAACCAGGCTAAGTCGGCATCCTTTTCCATTGCGGATACTTCCTTGCAAACTTCAATTTTCCTGGCTGAAGGAAATCTATATTTAGACTTGAGTGATTACCCAAAAGCAGAATCTGCATTTAAATCGGGCCTTGAAATGGCAAAAAACGCAGGAAGAGAAGCAGACCAGAATCTTTTCACGTTAAGTCTCGGTTCACTGCAGAAAGAAATGGGCCAATATGCAGAAGCTATTCGAACCTTCACTGAGTCGGTAAAGCTTTCAGAACAGTCTGGAAATACTCACAACCAGGCCCTTGCCCTGGAAAAGATTGGATTGACCCTGATGAATACCGGAGATTATGATGGAGCAAGGCCTTACTTAAACAGAGCAATAAACTTAAATAGAGAATCAAATCTGAGGCGTGAATATGCTATGGGATTAATGAATCTGGGTATTCTTTACCGGCAGATGGGAAAGCTTGATTCTTCCCTGATCTTTTACAACAAGGCCGGTAGAGAATTTTTGCAAATGAATGATTCGATCAACCTTTTAAAGATTAAGTACAATACCGGGATAGTTTTAAAAAATCAGGGGGAATATGAAACAGCAAGGAATTTAATGGAAGAAGTATTAGCCATCTGCCGGAAAAAGGGTATGCTTGACGGAGAAGTTTACGCATTGCATACACTGGCTTCATTATATAACGAAGAGGGTAAAATAGAAAAAGGGTTAATGTTTTCAGACAGTGCGATCGTGATGGCCAGAAAAAGAGAAATGACAAGGGTTCTTTCGCAATTTCTGAAGCAGAAAGAAGAATTCCTTGCAAATGCAGGAAAATATCGCGAAGCATACTCACTTGCGTTGGAGGGGATAGCCTTTTCTGACAGTTTGCTCTCCATTGAGACAAGGAACGAGATAGCACGGCTAAAAACCCGCTTTGAGACAGAGCAAAAGGAATCGGAAAACATTATTCTCCGGCAAAGTCTGCAAATACAACATTCAAAGATGATCTGGTTAAGGATCATTATCATTATGTTAATCCTTTCGGTACTACTTGTATTAATCATATATCGGTATAGTATTAGAAGTCAGAAGCAGTTGCGTTTACTTGCTGAAGAGAAAGCTCTCAGGGAGGCCCAGGTTGCCCGGAACAGCGAGCTGGAACTAAAAAAATCACAGTTGGAAACCGAACTGAAGGAAGCCCGGATTGGAGAACTGGAATATAAAGCCCGTATCAAAGAACAGGAATTGGTTTATCAATCTTTGATGCGTATCGACCTGACCAATACAAACCGTTCCGTTCGTGAGAAACTCTTACCCTTCACATTAAAATTCACCAGAAAAAAAGACCAGGAAGAGTATATCCGTATCCTGAATGAAATAACAAGGGAGGCTGCACGCGATACACTTTCCGAGTTCGAACAAACCTTTAATCAGCTTCATCCATCCTTCATGGAAAAACTGATGGCATACAGTCCTGATTTAAACCGAAGTGAAATCAATATTTGTTCACTGATCCGGTTAAACCTGACAACAAAAGATATTGCCAACCTGCTCAATCTAAGTATTTCAACGGTAGAAACCACTCGTCATAATATTCGGAAAAAACTCAAATTAGACAATTCGGAATCTCTCACGGCTTTTCTGATTATGATTTAA
- a CDS encoding GAP family protein: protein MSQVFISILPLAIASAISIASIPLFLTIMISGGKQIRNGFAFILGGLLTLSLIAFLIVFPLTFADSGSSHDQIIHAIIDFGLALLCVIMALRTWFNRNKIKTEKEVKKQGGVMKYFGIGMAIRLLSANTLPPFIGAIKEVSGSGILIGEKIMLCIAVILISMSTIILSYLMFIFNKEIAERILKPVNLFLRKNKNIISISLLTLVAVYLCYHGLLHVKLMLE from the coding sequence ATGTCACAGGTATTTATTTCAATATTACCGCTTGCCATAGCCTCGGCGATCAGTATTGCCTCTATCCCGTTATTCCTCACGATCATGATTTCAGGGGGAAAACAGATAAGAAATGGCTTTGCTTTTATCCTCGGAGGACTGCTAACCCTTTCGTTGATAGCATTTTTAATAGTGTTTCCGTTAACCTTTGCCGATTCCGGTTCATCACATGACCAAATTATTCATGCCATTATTGATTTTGGCCTTGCACTGCTCTGTGTTATCATGGCACTAAGAACCTGGTTCAACCGAAATAAAATAAAAACTGAAAAAGAAGTTAAAAAGCAGGGCGGAGTCATGAAATACTTTGGTATTGGCATGGCTATCAGACTTTTAAGCGCAAATACCCTTCCCCCTTTCATCGGAGCCATAAAAGAGGTTTCCGGTTCAGGTATACTCATTGGAGAAAAAATTATGCTTTGCATCGCAGTCATACTTATTAGTATGTCGACCATCATCCTATCGTATCTGATGTTCATCTTCAATAAAGAGATAGCCGAAAGAATCCTGAAACCGGTAAATCTGTTCCTCAGGAAGAATAAGAACATAATCAGCATATCCTTGCTTACTCTGGTGGCTGTATATCTTTGCTATCATGGATTACTTCACGTGAAATTAATGCTGGAATAA